A window of the Dehalococcoidia bacterium genome harbors these coding sequences:
- a CDS encoding ABC transporter substrate-binding protein — protein MNHKPRTVKLLAWIAPLFGALVLVAASCAPAAAPPAAPAAQPPSAPQPTRAATPPTPAVRAPAQADKLVIALPFPGFNTFDPILETSDRKFDIEYLYEYTVGTAADGKLTTDTGLASEWSQSEDGKSWTFKLKPGSMFQNGEEVTADDAKFSLDRLVTDKRAVVTYVSLFKAMIDKVEVKDKYTYTVSTKGTQALLPHFLSPLSISLEGMVVSKKYFDQVGEKDFAAKPVGSGPYKVVSNDPGQKFEFESVGKHRMMANPPAKRLVFTNVKEPTTRIALLRTKEADIASIPLVSKKEVQQAGIRTFSKPEDFFSTIHIHAQDPKYPVSNKLVRQA, from the coding sequence ATGAACCATAAGCCCAGGACTGTCAAGTTGCTCGCGTGGATCGCTCCGCTCTTCGGAGCGCTTGTGCTGGTGGCCGCGTCCTGCGCCCCCGCCGCTGCCCCGCCTGCGGCGCCCGCCGCGCAGCCTCCCAGCGCGCCACAGCCCACGCGCGCGGCGACTCCGCCCACTCCCGCCGTGCGGGCGCCCGCCCAGGCGGACAAGCTCGTCATCGCCCTGCCTTTCCCAGGTTTCAACACCTTCGACCCCATCCTGGAGACATCCGACCGCAAGTTTGACATCGAGTACCTGTACGAGTATACCGTCGGGACGGCGGCGGACGGCAAGCTGACCACGGATACGGGCCTGGCCTCGGAGTGGAGCCAGTCCGAGGACGGCAAAAGCTGGACGTTCAAGCTGAAGCCCGGCAGCATGTTCCAGAATGGGGAGGAGGTCACCGCGGACGACGCCAAGTTCTCCCTCGACCGTCTGGTCACCGACAAGCGCGCGGTTGTGACCTATGTCTCCCTGTTCAAGGCGATGATCGACAAGGTAGAGGTGAAGGACAAGTACACCTACACCGTCTCCACCAAGGGCACCCAGGCGCTGCTGCCCCACTTCCTGTCTCCGTTGTCCATCAGCCTTGAAGGCATGGTGGTGTCCAAGAAATACTTCGACCAGGTCGGCGAAAAAGACTTCGCCGCCAAGCCCGTGGGAAGCGGCCCCTACAAGGTCGTCTCCAACGACCCCGGCCAGAAATTCGAGTTTGAGTCGGTGGGCAAGCACCGCATGATGGCGAACCCGCCCGCGAAACGCCTGGTGTTCACCAACGTCAAGGAGCCGACCACGCGCATCGCTCTGCTGCGGACGAAGGAAGCGGACATCGCGTCCATACCGCTCGTGAGCAAGAAAGAGGTCCAGCAGGCCGGCATCCGCACCTTCAGCAAGCCGGAAGACTTCTTCTCCACCATCCACATCCACGCACAAGACCCTAAGTACCCGGTCAGCAACAAGCTGGTGCGGCAGGC
- a CDS encoding NAD(P)H-dependent oxidoreductase yields MTIHVLVLYDSRGRLIGPLAQGMAEGVAPRTAGRAVLRTVYEASRQDLDRCDALVLGSPNWSGVTGKLKLWLDSLGDLWEDASLAGKVGAAFAGGPPAPRASSSRC; encoded by the coding sequence GTGACCATCCACGTCCTGGTGCTCTACGACAGCCGTGGCCGTCTCATCGGGCCGCTGGCCCAGGGCATGGCGGAGGGCGTGGCCCCCCGCACAGCGGGGCGCGCCGTGCTTCGGACGGTTTACGAAGCATCCCGCCAGGACCTGGACCGCTGCGACGCGCTGGTGCTCGGCTCGCCCAACTGGAGCGGCGTCACGGGCAAGCTCAAGCTGTGGCTCGACTCCCTGGGAGACCTGTGGGAGGACGCCTCCTTGGCGGGCAAGGTGGGCGCGGCCTTCGCCGGCGGGCCTCCCGCTCCGCGGGCATCGAGTTCACGCTGCTGA
- a CDS encoding DUF3090 family protein yields MSPRYHFATVTHLAASAQGAPGNRAFFLEVGQGERWVRTWLEKAVLQALAEAIDQTLAKLAGKTFMPQPSARAPRQGKPREGAPTGEFRVGRLAMGYNETTGHLVLILHEEDTQEDGPPTLECGATQEQMRALSGHIRAIVAAGRPPCPLCGGALDPTGHVCPRHNGYRTATGPDKLE; encoded by the coding sequence ATGTCCCCGCGCTACCATTTCGCAACGGTAACCCACCTTGCGGCAAGCGCCCAGGGCGCGCCGGGCAACCGCGCCTTTTTCCTGGAGGTTGGGCAGGGAGAGCGATGGGTACGGACATGGCTGGAGAAAGCAGTGCTCCAGGCCCTCGCCGAGGCCATTGACCAGACCCTGGCCAAACTTGCGGGGAAGACGTTCATGCCCCAGCCTTCGGCCAGGGCGCCGCGTCAGGGAAAACCCCGAGAGGGCGCGCCCACCGGCGAGTTCCGCGTGGGGCGCCTGGCGATGGGCTACAACGAGACCACCGGCCACCTGGTGCTTATCCTGCACGAGGAGGATACGCAGGAGGACGGGCCGCCCACCCTGGAGTGCGGCGCCACCCAGGAACAGATGCGCGCCCTCAGCGGCCATATCAGAGCAATCGTCGCCGCGGGCCGCCCCCCCTGCCCGCTCTGCGGCGGCGCCTTGGACCCCACCGGCCACGTGTGCCCCCGGCACAACGGCTACCGCACGGCCACCGGCCCGGACAAACTGGAGTGA